The Leishmania braziliensis MHOM/BR/75/M2904 complete genome, chromosome 10 genome contains a region encoding:
- a CDS encoding RNA-binding protein-like protein, producing the protein MPPKSSLKKANRAAATGKRKKLSFAKSTVKAAAEAIQTTHINAPVGAAARHAPPAAVLRKKGRQVKAATKTASSATKKRSGIVKAKWAKKDEAAQPAPSDEENSSDDEDDMLNGGAAVDYDADNLSEIVDSSALDDEDEEMGAGKQASSPAPRQRDSNGAVEPYRAVRLSFLPSEFQEPQLCKFLSQFGATVLSCFCVRSKRSHRSRGIAYVKFDRESVIPLVVEECNGMALGGMAVRARAVTMRRPMPSRQMVSRRRALAYAYKTKGTPLKKHDVRRKNPVGLLIKAVRTERENNNYLKSLGIDFETDLFKSQLATLPPGLLKKKRPMSGKPKDGAVAAAGVGKAVVTTTNVTAAVPMPSLNQATSKASSPKAPVNKPAAKRSVRAKTT; encoded by the coding sequence ATGCCACCGAAGAGCTCCCTGAAGAAGGCCAACAGAGCCGCCGCGACGGGCAAGCGCAAGAAGCTGTCCTTTGCCAAGTCGACGGTAAAGGCGGCCGCGGAGGCCATCCAGACCACGCACATCAACGCGCCGGtgggggcggcagcgaggcatGCCCCTCCGGCTGCTGTTCTTCGAAAGAAGGGACGGCAAGTCAAGGCGGCCACGAAAACCGCCAGCAGTGCCACGAAGAAACGCAGCGGCATTGTGAAGGCCAAGTGGGCTAAGAAAGACGAGGCTGCACAACCGGCACCGAGCGACGAGGAAAACTCCAGTGATGATGAAGATGACATGCTGaacggcggcgcggctgtcGACTACGATGCGGATAACCTTAGCGAAATAGTGGACAGCTCCGCCctggacgacgaggacgaagAGATGGGGGCCGGCAAGCAGGCATCCTCCCCTGCGCCCCGGCAGCGCgacagcaacggcgccgTCGAACCATACCGCGCCGTGCGCCTGAGCTTTCTGCCGTCTGAGTTCCAAGAGCCGCAGCTCTGCAAGTTTCTGAGCCAGTTTGGGGCAACGGTGCTGAGCTGCTTCTGCGTTCGTAGTAAGCGCTCCCACCGATCCCGCGGCATCGCATACGTTAAGTTCGACAGGGAATCCGTCATACCGCTTGTGGTGGAGGAGTGCAACGGCATGGCGCTGGGCGGCATGGCCgtacgcgcgcgcgccgtcACGATGCGGCGGCCCATGCCGTCGCGCCAGATGGtcagccgccgtcgcgcgCTCGCCTACGCGTACAAAACAAAGGGGACGCCGCTGAAGAAGCACGACGTGCGCCGTAAGAACCCTGTAGGCCTCCTCATCAAAGCGGTGCggaccgagagagagaataacAACTACCTCAAGAGCCTCGGCATCGACTTCGAGACGGACCTCTTCAAGTCTCAGCTAGCCACACTGCCGCCTGGTCTCCTTAAGAAGAAGCGACCTATGTCGGGGAAGCCGAAGGATggcgctgtggcggcagctggtgtggggaaggCAGTCGTAACGACAACCAACgtcacggcagcggtgccaaTGCCCAGTCTGAACCAAGCGACTAGCAAAGCGTCGTCCCCAAAGGCGCCAGTGAACAAGCCGGCGGCCAAGCGAAGCGTAAGGGCAAAGACTACGTAA